One Peribacillus simplex NBRC 15720 = DSM 1321 genomic region harbors:
- a CDS encoding matrixin family metalloprotease — MKKKMGIIVTAASLVFMFTIPMSASAATAKTLSWNLVDSGKHMDWEGSTKYQTQFNAGVKTWNGYKSGVIRKDSAKVIQDVAISDYSEKSSVAGVTSSEGSIKFNKYVMDTLSATKKHNVATHELGHALGLAHNTSSDVMYKYVSTKTSLSANDKASYTAAYKKY, encoded by the coding sequence TTGAAGAAGAAAATGGGAATAATAGTAACAGCAGCATCTTTAGTTTTTATGTTTACGATACCAATGAGTGCTTCAGCAGCCACAGCAAAAACATTATCTTGGAATCTTGTAGACTCTGGGAAACACATGGATTGGGAGGGTAGTACAAAATATCAAACTCAATTTAATGCAGGAGTTAAAACATGGAATGGCTATAAAAGTGGAGTAATTAGAAAAGATTCGGCAAAGGTAATACAAGATGTTGCTATTTCTGATTATAGTGAAAAATCCAGTGTTGCAGGAGTAACTTCATCTGAAGGTTCTATAAAGTTTAATAAATATGTAATGGATACTTTAAGTGCTACAAAAAAACATAATGTGGCAACACATGAATTAGGGCATGCATTAGGGTTGGCACATAATACATCAAGTGATGTCATGTATAAATATGTTTCTACAAAGACATCATTAAGTGCAAATGATAAAGCATCTTATACCGCTGCTTATAAGAAATACTAA
- a CDS encoding methionine ABC transporter permease — MPEILVQYEAEIWQSIGETITMVGVSILAAILIGLPVGTLLFLCRKGHLLENPWAFSILNLLVNIIRSFPFLLLVVFLIPFTRLIIGTAIGTASACVPLAIIAIAHYSRLVEQSLLDVPKGVIEAAISMGASVKDVIFKFLYVEARSGLVLGLTTSIISFISYSTIMGVVGGGGIGDFAIRYGYQQFKTELMIYMIIIMIILVQLIQFIGTAVARMIDKR; from the coding sequence ATGCCTGAGATTTTAGTTCAATATGAGGCAGAAATTTGGCAGTCAATTGGAGAAACCATTACCATGGTTGGTGTGTCCATTTTAGCTGCGATTTTGATTGGATTGCCTGTCGGGACCTTGCTATTTCTTTGTAGGAAGGGTCATTTGCTTGAAAATCCGTGGGCTTTCTCGATTTTAAATTTACTTGTCAATATTATCCGTTCATTCCCATTTTTGTTATTGGTTGTTTTTTTAATCCCGTTTACAAGACTCATAATCGGCACAGCCATTGGTACAGCATCTGCTTGCGTTCCATTAGCGATCATTGCCATTGCCCATTATTCGCGATTGGTCGAGCAATCTTTATTGGACGTGCCAAAGGGTGTGATCGAGGCAGCCATTTCCATGGGGGCTTCTGTAAAGGATGTCATATTCAAATTTCTTTACGTGGAGGCTCGTTCAGGGCTTGTCCTCGGACTAACAACATCGATTATCAGCTTTATTTCATATTCAACGATCATGGGTGTGGTCGGAGGCGGTGGTATCGGCGATTTTGCCATCAGGTATGGCTATCAGCAGTTTAAAACAGAGCTAATGATTTATATGATTATCATTATGATTATTCTAGTACAGCTTATCCAATTTATTGGAACAGCTGTAGCCAGAATGATTGATAAAAGATAA
- a CDS encoding SRPBCC family protein yields the protein MKKWTREIEINAPIEQVWKFLDGSVENMQKIMPQVVEQKPVKITEEVVGSVYRQKYREGKRTEEYDIETLEYLNETNEKKLKVGFILAKMFEITAFYELNKIDDNRTSFTYTVTSRPLKWFLKLLLIFATDKVVVEFLERVKRVAEAETSR from the coding sequence TTGAAAAAATGGACAAGAGAAATAGAAATAAACGCTCCGATTGAACAGGTTTGGAAGTTTCTTGATGGTTCTGTAGAAAATATGCAAAAAATCATGCCTCAAGTAGTTGAACAAAAGCCCGTTAAAATAACCGAAGAAGTGGTTGGGAGTGTATATCGCCAAAAATATCGAGAAGGAAAACGAACCGAAGAGTATGATATAGAAACATTGGAATATTTGAATGAAACTAATGAGAAAAAGCTAAAAGTGGGCTTTATACTTGCTAAAATGTTTGAAATTACAGCTTTTTATGAACTAAATAAAATCGATGACAATAGAACTTCCTTTACATATACAGTCACCAGTCGCCCGTTAAAGTGGTTTTTGAAATTACTTTTAATATTTGCCACCGATAAAGTGGTAGTTGAATTTTTAGAACGTGTCAAAAGGGTAGCTGAAGCAGAAACAAGTAGGTAA
- a CDS encoding MetQ/NlpA family ABC transporter substrate-binding protein → MKKILFLMTAIMLLLVGCGKANEVKEKENAQNQEKEEVTLKVASLIPPMTEILELVKPKLAEEGINLEMVVLGDNVQPNTALAAGEVDVNFFQHVPYMEEFNRNKNAELVPVKPIYFANYGVYSKEYDSIDQLPEGAVIAIANDVSNIDRSLALLAQHKVITLKEKKGPYYTMSDITENPKNYKFKEVDLLMLARTYDEADAIVITPAYAAPLGLTPKNDALLTEGVENDFAITLVARKDNVDSEPVQKLAKAMTSPEVRKFLEENYSETAIPAF, encoded by the coding sequence ATGAAAAAAATACTCTTTCTCATGACAGCAATTATGTTGCTTTTAGTAGGATGTGGAAAGGCGAATGAAGTAAAAGAGAAAGAAAATGCGCAGAATCAGGAGAAGGAAGAGGTAACATTGAAAGTGGCCTCACTCATTCCCCCAATGACGGAAATTCTTGAGCTTGTTAAACCAAAGCTAGCAGAGGAGGGTATTAACCTGGAAATGGTTGTATTAGGTGATAATGTGCAGCCTAACACCGCACTAGCGGCAGGAGAAGTGGATGTGAACTTCTTCCAACACGTTCCATATATGGAGGAATTCAATCGAAACAAAAATGCCGAGCTTGTACCAGTGAAACCAATTTATTTTGCCAATTATGGTGTGTATTCCAAAGAATACGATTCAATCGATCAATTGCCAGAGGGTGCCGTTATTGCCATTGCAAATGATGTGTCGAATATTGATCGTTCATTGGCATTGCTAGCACAACATAAAGTTATTACTTTAAAAGAAAAAAAGGGTCCATACTATACAATGTCTGATATTACTGAGAACCCTAAAAACTATAAGTTTAAAGAAGTGGATTTATTAATGCTAGCGAGAACGTATGATGAAGCAGATGCGATAGTGATAACACCTGCCTACGCTGCACCGCTTGGTTTGACACCAAAAAATGACGCTCTTCTCACAGAAGGTGTTGAAAATGACTTTGCGATTACATTAGTAGCACGCAAGGATAACGTGGATTCTGAGCCAGTCCAAAAGTTGGCCAAGGCTATGACAAGCCCAGAGGTACGTAAATTTTTAGAAGAGAATTATAGTGAAACTGCCATACCGGCATTTTAA
- a CDS encoding ribonuclease YeeF family protein gives MSMIYESQTLVQAMQTRVGQYKDLKEQLTELTKGFESIVNLDDELQGQGAVAIKGFYKAQIDVVDSWLRLINRHVAFLSGIQGDTIEANLSETVVTVPFLEEELTNATRNSKEMVSAQKNDLKKIFAGIDDIIQLEPFSDDAFFENMEKADKKRTQTIDKVNEIDHKWTAEYAKSEADQAAVTALMEQLKVSSTRGGVVSPLYFNATAYKNSEAYKNLEVRKKETAQYLKVKKEEAENRRIKELKAQLDHVTDPDEFLKIAKQIGYENLGPTQQQYVMQLEASKQTADIAKGIGVGFYDVGKDFVTGVWDFVTNPGETVEGVANSIMHPIKTYKYISKSISDSYERDMVNGDAYSRAHWVSYALGTVVTSVVGTKGAGAVTKTGVATTKAAAVKGATKAKELVSIPNLLPYNPKNQLSLAGGVPYNVVNGVGLRDQLISMARVESEINGKRAGKIDYDLAKDYIRNVETITGLKIHKAQTEQLKEALRNHKFEKMTPVETMKHRNKFNSVKDKLISEWEGKTGQKWPRYTEEVYDKNGRVVRDIGQPYDAHHIIENNFGGPHEWWNIHPAKFPDEHQAGIHGKGSPSNKLFPRR, from the coding sequence ATGTCTATGATTTACGAATCTCAAACACTAGTTCAGGCAATGCAAACACGTGTCGGACAATATAAGGACCTAAAAGAACAGCTAACGGAATTAACAAAAGGATTTGAGAGTATCGTTAATTTGGATGATGAGCTGCAGGGGCAAGGCGCAGTGGCAATCAAAGGGTTTTACAAAGCACAGATCGATGTCGTGGATTCTTGGCTGCGTCTGATCAATCGGCATGTTGCCTTTTTAAGTGGAATTCAAGGAGATACAATCGAAGCGAACCTTAGTGAAACCGTGGTTACGGTCCCTTTTTTAGAGGAAGAGCTGACAAATGCCACTCGAAATTCCAAGGAAATGGTCTCAGCCCAGAAAAATGATCTGAAAAAAATATTTGCTGGAATTGATGATATCATTCAGTTAGAGCCCTTTTCCGACGATGCGTTCTTTGAGAATATGGAGAAGGCTGACAAGAAACGGACCCAAACGATAGATAAAGTAAACGAAATCGATCATAAGTGGACGGCTGAATATGCTAAATCCGAAGCGGACCAAGCGGCAGTGACGGCACTCATGGAGCAATTGAAAGTATCCAGTACAAGAGGAGGAGTAGTATCCCCGCTCTATTTTAATGCAACAGCTTATAAAAATAGTGAAGCCTATAAAAACCTGGAAGTTAGGAAAAAAGAGACCGCGCAATATCTGAAGGTTAAGAAAGAGGAAGCGGAGAATCGCCGGATCAAAGAATTAAAGGCACAACTCGATCATGTAACAGATCCAGATGAGTTCCTCAAAATCGCCAAGCAGATCGGGTATGAAAACTTAGGGCCTACCCAGCAGCAATATGTTATGCAGCTAGAAGCGTCCAAGCAAACAGCAGACATTGCAAAAGGAATCGGCGTAGGCTTTTATGATGTAGGGAAAGACTTTGTGACAGGGGTTTGGGACTTTGTCACAAATCCTGGGGAAACGGTTGAAGGTGTAGCAAATTCAATCATGCACCCGATAAAAACCTATAAATATATATCCAAATCCATCTCCGACTCATATGAAAGAGATATGGTAAATGGCGATGCCTATTCGCGGGCTCACTGGGTATCCTATGCCCTCGGAACAGTCGTCACATCAGTAGTAGGAACAAAAGGAGCAGGAGCCGTAACGAAGACTGGGGTAGCGACAACCAAAGCCGCTGCAGTAAAAGGTGCTACGAAGGCAAAAGAACTAGTCTCTATCCCTAACCTATTGCCATACAACCCTAAAAACCAACTGTCGTTGGCAGGGGGAGTACCTTATAATGTGGTTAATGGTGTGGGGTTGAGAGATCAGTTAATTTCAATGGCGAGAGTGGAGTCTGAAATTAATGGTAAGCGTGCGGGTAAAATTGATTACGATTTAGCTAAAGATTATATTAGAAATGTCGAGACAATAACAGGATTAAAGATTCATAAAGCACAAACGGAACAATTAAAGGAAGCTTTAAGGAATCATAAATTTGAAAAAATGACACCAGTTGAGACTATGAAACATAGAAACAAGTTTAACAGTGTAAAAGACAAACTAATAAGTGAATGGGAAGGAAAAACAGGACAAAAATGGCCTCGTTATACTGAAGAAGTTTATGATAAGAACGGTAGAGTCGTAAGAGATATCGGGCAACCTTATGATGCGCATCATATTATAGAAAATAATTTTGGTGGTCCACATGAATGGTGGAATATACATCCTGCCAAATTTCCTGATGAACATCAGGCAGGCATTCATGGTAAAGGATCTCCATCAAATAAATTGTTTCCAAGGAGGTAA
- a CDS encoding ATP-binding protein yields the protein MNFIYINQNILDNLFYILVSILIYYIFLDHGKRLSQYGKTLITACMSIPIILCMKFPIYIDEYCVHDLRQIPFIIGTLYGGWPVGAALLVMILTFRFAFYGFNLLTLIVYIIIFIITALFSSKFKNFNRKNKLNSSILLILFLGILTSSISLVMSDYFRITEAYVFYFIILPPFIIVLAVYIMEILKDAILIRTQMIRLEKMEVVSQLAASISHEVRNPLTVVKGFVQLLKAPDLTQDVKEQYIQHVVRELNSAESIISEYLAFAKPAIEKVDPISINREIGYVLEMIKPLASMNLVTISEQLAPGITRGNVQHFKQCFLNLIKNGIEAMPNGGDLSIVSYVNNFDIIIEISDNGVGMNKEQINRFGEPYYSSKEKGTGLGSMVAVKTIQTMNGTLHITSLLNKGTTISITLPVYHEDCSIK from the coding sequence ATGAATTTTATTTATATTAATCAAAACATATTAGATAACCTATTTTATATCTTAGTAAGTATTTTGATTTATTACATTTTTTTAGATCATGGCAAAAGGTTAAGTCAGTATGGAAAGACCCTTATTACTGCATGCATGAGCATTCCTATTATATTATGTATGAAGTTTCCTATTTATATAGATGAATATTGTGTCCATGATCTCAGGCAAATCCCTTTTATTATAGGGACACTTTATGGTGGTTGGCCTGTAGGGGCTGCTCTGTTAGTCATGATATTAACTTTTAGGTTTGCTTTTTATGGTTTCAATTTACTTACGTTAATTGTATATATCATTATATTTATTATAACGGCTCTATTTTCTTCCAAATTCAAAAATTTTAATAGAAAAAATAAGCTTAATAGCTCGATACTATTAATTTTGTTTCTAGGAATACTAACCAGCTCTATTTCACTCGTTATGTCTGATTATTTTCGAATAACGGAGGCGTATGTATTTTATTTTATTATCCTCCCTCCTTTTATTATCGTTTTGGCTGTATATATCATGGAAATTTTAAAAGATGCCATTTTAATCCGAACACAAATGATAAGGCTTGAAAAAATGGAGGTAGTCAGTCAGCTTGCAGCCAGTATTTCACATGAAGTTAGAAATCCTTTAACAGTTGTGAAAGGATTTGTTCAACTGCTAAAGGCTCCTGATCTAACTCAAGATGTAAAAGAACAATATATCCAGCATGTTGTTAGAGAGCTTAATAGTGCAGAATCCATTATTAGTGAATATTTAGCATTTGCAAAACCTGCAATTGAAAAAGTGGATCCTATTTCAATTAACCGTGAAATAGGATATGTACTTGAAATGATAAAACCATTGGCTAGCATGAATTTAGTTACTATATCTGAACAGTTGGCTCCAGGTATTACCCGGGGGAATGTTCAACATTTCAAGCAATGCTTCCTGAACCTGATTAAAAATGGTATAGAGGCAATGCCAAACGGCGGGGACCTTAGTATTGTTTCCTATGTAAATAATTTCGACATCATTATCGAAATAAGTGACAATGGAGTAGGAATGAATAAAGAACAAATAAATCGTTTTGGCGAGCCTTATTACAGTTCCAAAGAAAAAGGAACAGGGTTAGGATCAATGGTAGCTGTTAAGACCATCCAAACGATGAATGGTACACTTCATATAACTAGCCTTTTGAATAAGGGAACAACGATTTCAATAACCCTTCCCGTTTATCATGAAGATTGTTCTATAAAATAA
- a CDS encoding helix-turn-helix domain-containing protein, whose product MPFDSIGEKMKSLRKERKLTLKSLAEQTGVSISFLSQVERGKSSVTLESLKKIADTLDVNPSFFFSEDRSQENSDYNHEQFHYQNLSSGIRDAVFSPILVTLKPGENKGSAFSHSGHEFLFIIEGKLTVEIEGERMELHEQQSFMFDARKAHYWFNFSDQIVRFLVVSSK is encoded by the coding sequence ATGCCTTTTGATTCAATCGGGGAAAAAATGAAATCATTGAGGAAAGAGCGAAAACTAACATTAAAGAGCCTTGCTGAACAAACAGGCGTTTCGATCAGCTTTTTATCACAAGTAGAACGGGGTAAATCAAGCGTCACATTAGAGTCATTAAAAAAAATCGCTGATACATTGGATGTCAACCCAAGTTTCTTTTTTTCTGAGGACCGCTCCCAAGAAAATTCAGATTATAATCATGAACAATTTCACTATCAGAATTTATCCAGCGGCATTCGTGATGCTGTTTTTTCGCCTATTCTTGTCACTTTAAAGCCAGGTGAAAATAAAGGAAGCGCCTTTTCTCATAGTGGACATGAATTTTTATTCATTATCGAAGGGAAGTTAACAGTGGAAATAGAGGGAGAAAGAATGGAACTCCATGAACAGCAGTCGTTCATGTTCGATGCTAGAAAAGCCCATTACTGGTTTAACTTCTCGGATCAAATTGTCCGGTTTTTGGTGGTGTCGTCGAAATAA
- a CDS encoding alpha/beta hydrolase, whose amino-acid sequence MIQYLDEKIANYEVCVILPSGYDQTKKYRTIYMHDGGETAKQAANYIDHLILSGQIEPLIVIGIEPIDRKNDYTPWEAPSLAPHASSFEGQAQVYLHTVVTEIKPYLDAHYATNPEPSHTAISGCSLGGLVSIFASYYYPEIFHQYISLSASFWYEDVLRYLQREKIERQGNIYIKPTVNRKDHQLYLYVGELEGIYKETIQQHMVDYTKKAHLEFIKEGYLESNLLFASDPEGTHDDLFFSTYFIQSLRWLFGIETKNETMDR is encoded by the coding sequence ATGATTCAATACCTTGATGAGAAAATTGCCAACTATGAGGTATGTGTCATCTTACCCTCAGGTTACGATCAAACCAAGAAATACCGAACGATCTATATGCATGATGGTGGAGAAACTGCCAAGCAAGCTGCAAACTATATCGATCATTTAATTCTTTCAGGTCAAATTGAACCACTTATCGTTATTGGAATTGAACCAATTGATCGCAAAAATGACTATACGCCGTGGGAAGCACCATCACTTGCACCACATGCTTCTAGCTTTGAAGGACAAGCGCAGGTTTATTTACATACTGTAGTAACCGAAATAAAGCCCTATTTAGATGCCCATTATGCTACGAATCCTGAACCTTCACATACAGCTATTTCTGGCTGCTCACTTGGAGGACTTGTTTCGATTTTCGCCTCCTATTATTATCCAGAGATATTCCATCAATATATCTCTTTATCTGCTTCCTTTTGGTACGAGGATGTTCTTCGCTATCTTCAAAGGGAAAAGATTGAACGGCAAGGAAATATCTATATCAAACCAACTGTGAATCGTAAAGATCATCAGCTCTATTTATATGTTGGGGAATTAGAGGGAATTTATAAAGAAACGATACAACAGCATATGGTTGACTACACGAAGAAGGCCCATCTTGAATTTATCAAGGAAGGCTATTTGGAATCTAATCTATTATTTGCGTCAGATCCAGAAGGAACTCATGATGACCTGTTCTTTTCTACCTACTTCATTCAATCACTTCGTTGGTTATTTGGCATCGAAACTAAAAACGAAACAATGGATCGTTAA
- a CDS encoding SMI1/KNR4 family protein → MAKFDYIKNSNHKFFPLKEKDLIKAEERLGFKFPPELREFYLEVGYGFFKGNNENSISRLMDPDTIADITLREGIYEYDPDLEGIYEEADKIVFYEVNEGVYLTLDLNDTQRNSVHFFDNKIADSLESFIKKVDKDNEYFFDMME, encoded by the coding sequence GTGGCTAAATTTGATTATATTAAAAATAGTAATCATAAGTTTTTTCCATTAAAAGAAAAAGACCTTATTAAAGCAGAGGAAAGACTCGGATTTAAATTTCCCCCTGAACTAAGGGAGTTTTACTTAGAAGTTGGTTATGGTTTTTTTAAAGGCAATAATGAGAATTCAATAAGTAGATTAATGGATCCTGATACTATTGCAGATATTACACTAAGGGAAGGTATCTATGAGTATGACCCTGACTTAGAGGGGATATATGAAGAAGCAGACAAAATTGTTTTTTATGAAGTAAACGAGGGTGTATATTTAACACTTGATTTAAATGATACTCAAAGGAACTCTGTACACTTCTTTGACAATAAAATAGCTGATTCATTAGAGAGTTTTATAAAAAAAGTTGATAAAGACAATGAATACTTTTTTGATATGATGGAGTAA
- a CDS encoding MFS transporter, giving the protein MEKKQMRRILIASLVGSSIEWFDYFLYGTVSALVFNQLFFVNEDPTIGLLLSYASFALAFFIRPFGGVIFSHIGDRIGRKKTLVLTLSLMGVATFGMGLLPTYQAVGIWAPILLITLRLVQGLGIGGEWGGALLLAVEYAPAEKRGLFGAIPQMGVTIGMPLGTIALSIMTQLPESAFMTWGWRLPFIFSALLVFFGLWIRKGIDETPSFKKVKESGEVPKLPIVETLKNYWREVLIAVGAKVVETAPFYIFSTFVVSYATSNLGFSRTATLTAVMIATIITTILIPFMGKLSDTIGRKKLFIVGTIGMALFAFPYFWLLEQKSVLLLIVATVMGLGVIWAPITAVLGTMFSEIFDARIRYTGITLGYQIGAALAGGTAPLVATALLNRFNNSYVPVAIYIIFASVLSLAAIWAVKDRSNQKLDETHNTSAM; this is encoded by the coding sequence ATGGAGAAGAAACAAATGCGGCGAATTTTAATCGCGAGTTTAGTCGGAAGTTCGATTGAGTGGTTTGACTATTTTTTATATGGGACCGTTTCAGCTCTCGTGTTTAACCAGCTATTCTTCGTGAATGAGGATCCGACAATAGGGCTGTTGCTTTCCTATGCATCCTTTGCGTTAGCATTCTTCATCCGCCCTTTTGGCGGAGTGATCTTTAGCCATATTGGCGATCGTATCGGGAGAAAGAAAACACTTGTTTTAACACTTAGTTTAATGGGTGTCGCAACATTTGGGATGGGGCTTCTTCCTACGTATCAAGCAGTTGGGATTTGGGCGCCGATTTTATTAATCACGTTGCGCTTAGTTCAAGGTCTGGGAATTGGCGGTGAATGGGGAGGCGCGCTTTTATTGGCCGTTGAATATGCTCCCGCTGAAAAACGGGGCTTGTTCGGAGCTATTCCCCAGATGGGTGTTACGATAGGAATGCCGCTTGGAACCATTGCCTTATCTATTATGACACAGCTTCCTGAAAGCGCATTCATGACTTGGGGATGGCGTTTACCATTCATTTTTAGTGCTTTGCTTGTATTTTTTGGCCTATGGATTCGTAAAGGAATTGATGAAACACCGTCTTTCAAAAAAGTAAAGGAATCCGGAGAGGTTCCAAAGCTGCCGATTGTAGAAACTCTTAAGAATTATTGGCGTGAAGTGCTTATCGCCGTGGGAGCCAAAGTGGTAGAAACAGCGCCATTTTATATTTTTAGCACATTTGTCGTATCATATGCTACTTCAAATCTCGGTTTCTCACGGACAGCTACATTAACTGCAGTCATGATTGCAACAATTATAACGACGATTTTAATACCATTCATGGGGAAGTTATCTGATACAATAGGCCGCAAAAAGCTGTTTATAGTTGGAACGATTGGGATGGCACTGTTTGCATTCCCATACTTCTGGTTGCTGGAGCAAAAATCGGTACTGCTATTAATCGTTGCAACAGTGATGGGTTTAGGGGTTATTTGGGCTCCCATCACAGCTGTTCTTGGAACGATGTTCTCGGAAATTTTCGATGCAAGGATTCGTTATACCGGCATCACGCTTGGATATCAAATCGGGGCAGCTCTGGCAGGAGGAACAGCGCCGCTAGTTGCAACTGCTTTACTTAATAGGTTTAATAACTCCTATGTTCCTGTCGCCATCTATATTATTTTTGCATCTGTCCTGTCACTAGCAGCGATTTGGGCAGTTAAGGATCGCAGCAATCAGAAATTAGACGAAACACATAATACTAGTGCCATGTAA
- a CDS encoding methionine ABC transporter ATP-binding protein, translated as MINLHQVSKKFSQFQAIKSVTLTIPKGEIHGIIGASGAGKSTLLRLMNLLETPDAGEVEVNGQRLTTLNNKALRGARKSIGMIFQHFNLVANKTVYDNVAASLELANYPKKERRSRVVECLQFVGLEKEMERYPAQLSGGQKQRVAIARALANNPQVLLCDEPTSSLDPNTTAEILDVLENINKRFGVTIVIVSHELDVIKSICNRVTIMADGEIYGTVLIEPTGIQKRDNRPEYFIEQLAENGGLGHA; from the coding sequence ATGATTAACCTGCATCAAGTGAGTAAAAAATTTTCACAGTTTCAGGCAATTAAGTCTGTTACTTTAACAATACCTAAAGGTGAAATTCATGGAATAATCGGAGCAAGTGGAGCAGGGAAATCAACGTTGCTGCGGCTAATGAATTTGTTGGAGACCCCAGATGCGGGTGAAGTGGAGGTAAACGGCCAAAGATTGACAACATTGAACAATAAAGCACTTCGAGGGGCACGGAAGTCGATTGGCATGATCTTTCAGCATTTTAATCTTGTGGCAAATAAAACGGTTTATGACAATGTGGCAGCCTCTTTAGAGCTGGCAAATTATCCAAAGAAAGAACGTCGGAGCCGTGTTGTAGAGTGTCTTCAATTTGTCGGATTGGAGAAGGAGATGGAGAGATATCCTGCACAATTAAGTGGGGGACAAAAGCAACGTGTTGCCATTGCAAGGGCATTGGCAAATAACCCGCAAGTGTTATTATGTGATGAACCGACCTCTTCCCTTGATCCAAATACAACGGCTGAAATATTAGACGTGCTAGAGAACATAAACAAACGCTTCGGTGTGACGATTGTCATTGTTAGTCATGAGCTGGATGTCATTAAAAGTATATGCAATCGTGTTACGATCATGGCAGATGGAGAGATTTATGGCACTGTCTTAATCGAACCAACCGGGATTCAAAAAAGGGATAATCGTCCAGAATACTTTATCGAACAATTAGCAGAGAATGGTGGGCTAGGTCATGCCTGA
- a CDS encoding ornithine cyclodeaminase family protein yields MLVINEKEIQQSYGMKDAIADVKAVLRAHGARKIDNPHRTVLAFPQHEASALYMPSADLSEEVSAVKVVTIFPKNPSRGMATTQGVILLSDAENGEHLALLNASYLTRLRTGALSGIATDFLARKDARILTIIGTGAMGFEQAIGVLAVRDIERILLVNRTRDKAEKFGEKLRAFGVTVPFEVFEDVSAAVRQADIICCATRSNEPVFNGQDVKPGTHINGVGSYLPDMKEVDNTTVSRAAKIIVDDLAGVKDEAGELISAANQGNWSFNDIHGELYELVTLTKTGRENEEEITFFKSVGAAYFDLAVAKGVYRQSKERNIGMEIEV; encoded by the coding sequence ATGTTGGTTATAAATGAAAAGGAAATTCAACAATCATATGGAATGAAAGACGCAATAGCGGATGTAAAGGCCGTATTACGTGCACATGGTGCTAGAAAAATAGACAACCCTCATCGCACAGTTCTTGCTTTCCCTCAACACGAGGCATCGGCACTTTACATGCCAAGCGCTGATTTATCTGAGGAGGTTTCGGCGGTGAAAGTCGTTACCATTTTTCCAAAGAATCCTTCAAGGGGGATGGCAACAACACAAGGAGTCATCTTGCTGTCAGATGCAGAAAATGGCGAACATTTAGCATTGTTGAATGCCTCATATTTAACACGTCTCAGAACGGGGGCATTAAGCGGCATTGCCACAGACTTTCTTGCTCGTAAAGACGCCCGGATTCTCACGATTATTGGAACAGGAGCTATGGGATTTGAACAAGCAATTGGTGTGTTAGCCGTAAGGGACATTGAGCGTATTTTATTAGTAAATCGCACACGAGATAAAGCGGAGAAATTCGGTGAAAAGCTGCGGGCATTCGGAGTAACCGTTCCTTTTGAAGTTTTCGAAGATGTTTCAGCAGCAGTTCGTCAAGCAGATATTATTTGCTGTGCAACCCGCTCGAACGAGCCTGTATTTAATGGGCAGGATGTAAAGCCGGGCACACACATTAACGGAGTCGGATCTTATTTGCCGGATATGAAAGAAGTGGATAATACCACGGTTTCACGCGCTGCTAAAATTATCGTCGACGATTTGGCGGGCGTGAAGGATGAAGCAGGAGAACTCATTTCTGCAGCCAATCAGGGAAATTGGTCGTTTAATGATATTCACGGCGAGCTCTATGAACTTGTAACGCTGACCAAAACAGGCCGGGAAAATGAAGAGGAAATTACCTTCTTTAAATCAGTCGGTGCTGCTTACTTTGACCTCGCTGTCGCAAAAGGTGTTTACCGCCAATCGAAAGAACGGAACATCGGGATGGAGATTGAGGTATAA